A portion of the Falco naumanni isolate bFalNau1 chromosome 9, bFalNau1.pat, whole genome shotgun sequence genome contains these proteins:
- the DYNC2I2 gene encoding cytoplasmic dynein 2 intermediate chain 2 isoform X3, with product MGTAERAAGASRAAAPLAAMFADGTAPGADVQSLWRSDRSARCQAKSCQTGKVSTVETAAQSHTSQDASVQTDQSKDAVQDFQQEVQVDYTSLLSFLQSVEDAVIKELNKNWKSRAFDGFEVNWTDQNETVLCLHTLSYPEAQDQNLQVTSVSWNATGSVVACSYGRLDGGDWSTEKSYVCTWNLDRRGLNPQRPDLVLDVPSSVMCLAFHPSQPSLIAGGLFSGELLVWDTSRTEDAVIWRTGMTDDTHTDPVYQVNWISGAKHGERSRLLSVSTDGRILVWREERDGRLALAEGFAVVAQQIPRSTRLKKFARGEVAVGVTSLSFSHFDPRMFVVGVEGGYSLKCSMAAEALALHRAGGSVPLRAPAELAFSPHGGPVYSVSCSPFHRNLFLSCGTDGQVHLHSMLQAQPLLSLQLSKKYLFCVRWSPVRPLVFAAASGEGDVHLWDFEKSLQKPALSIKQGECPVYCLEFNIKQTQLLAAGDASGTVKVWQLSSDLTEPGPREQSRLEQLASQLTD from the exons ATGGGGACcgcggagcgggcggcgggagcgtctcgggccgcggccccgctcgccGCCATGTTCGCGGACGGGACGGCGCCCGGCGCCGACGTGCAGTCGCTGTGGAGGAGCGACCGGAGCGCGCGCTGCCAGGCG AAAAGCTGCCAGACTGGGAAGGTTTCAACGGTAGAAACTGCAGCGCAATCTCATACTAGCCAAGATGCCAGTGTGCAGACTGATCAAAGTAAAGATGCTGTCCAAGACTTCCAGCAAGAAGTCCAAGTAGATTACACCAGCCTTCTGTCATTCCTTCAGAGTGTGGAGGATGCTGTTATCAAAGAGCtaaataaaaactggaaaagccGTGCCTTTGATGGCTTTGAAGTGAACTGGACAGATCAGAATGAAACA GTGTTGTGTTTGCATACGTTGTCATACCCGGAGGCTCAGGATCAAAACCTGCAGGTTACCAGCGTCTCATGGAACGCAACTGGATCCGTTGTTGCATGTTCATATGGCCG GTTGGATGGTGGGGACTGGAGCACAGAAAAATCCTACGTTTGCACCTGGAATCTGGACAGAAGAGGGTTGAATCCGCAGCGCCCTGACCTAGTGCTGGATGTTCCCAGTTCTGTCATGTGCCTGGCTTTCCACCCGTCCCAGCCATCACTGATAGCTG GTGGCCTTTTCagtggggagctgctggtgtgGGATACCAGCAGAACAGAAGATGCTGTGATCTGGAGGACCGGGATGACAGATGACACTCACACGGACCCAGTGTATCAG GTTAACTGGATATCTGGCGCCAAGCACGGAGAGCGTTCCCGGCTGCTCAGCGTGTCGACGGACGGAAGGATCCTGGTGTGGAGGGAGGAGCGGGATGGTCGGCTGGCCCTGGCTGAGGGGTTTGCTGTGGTGGCTCAGCAGATCCCTCGCAGCACTCGGCTGAAGAAG tttgCCCGGGGAGAGGTGGCCGTGGGTGTGACCTCGCTCTCTTTCTCACACTTTGATCCCCGCATGTTCGTCGTGGGTGTGGAAGGCGGCTACTCGCTGAAGTGCTCCATGGCAGCAGAGGCGCTGGCTCTCCATCGGGCAGGCGGTTCTGTCCCGCTCAGGGCGCCGGCGGAGCTCGCCTTCTCCCCGCACGGGGGGCCAGTGTACTCCGTGAGCTGCTCACCCTTCCACAG gaACCTCTTCCTGAGCTGCGGGACTGACGGACAAGTTCACCTCCACTCCATGCTGCAGGCACAacccctcctttccctgcagttATCAAAGAAATACCTCTTCTGCGTACGCTGGTCTCCGGTTCGGCCACTGGTCTTTGCAGCTGCATCTGGGGAAG gAGATGTGCACCTGTGGGACTTTGAGAAGAGCTTGCAGAAGCCCGCCCTTTCCATAAAGCAGGGGGAATGCCCGGTGTACTGCTTGGAATTTAACATCAAGCAAACGCAGCTCCTGGCGGCAGGGGATGCCAGCGGTACCGTCAAAGTCTGGCAGCTCAGCTCTGACCTCACCGAGCCGGGACCCAGGGAGCAGAGTCGCCTGGAGCAGCTGGCCAGCCAGCTCACGGactga
- the DYNC2I2 gene encoding cytoplasmic dynein 2 intermediate chain 2 isoform X1, translating into MGTAERAAGASRAAAPLAAMFADGTAPGADVQSLWRSDRSARCQKSCQTGKVSTVETAAQSHTSQDASVQTDQSKDAVQDFQQEVQVDYTSLLSFLQSVEDAVIKELNKNWKSRAFDGFEVNWTDQNETVLCLHTLSYPEAQDQNLQVTSVSWNATGSVVACSYGRLDGGDWSTEKSYVCTWNLDRRGLNPQRPDLVLDVPSSVMCLAFHPSQPSLIAGGLFSGELLVWDTSRTEDAVIWRTGMTDDTHTDPVYQVNWISGAKHGERSRLLSVSTDGRILVWREERDGRLALAEGFAVVAQQIPRSTRLKKFARGEVAVGVTSLSFSHFDPRMFVVGVEGGYSLKCSMAAEALALHRAGGSVPLRAPAELAFSPHGGPVYSVSCSPFHRNLFLSCGTDGQVHLHSMLQAQPLLSLQLSKKYLFCVRWSPVRPLVFAAASGEGDVHLWDFEKSLQKPALSIKQGECPVYCLEFNIKQTQLLAAGDASGTVKVWQLSSDLTEPGPREQSRLEQLASQLTD; encoded by the exons ATGGGGACcgcggagcgggcggcgggagcgtctcgggccgcggccccgctcgccGCCATGTTCGCGGACGGGACGGCGCCCGGCGCCGACGTGCAGTCGCTGTGGAGGAGCGACCGGAGCGCGCGCTGCCAG AAAAGCTGCCAGACTGGGAAGGTTTCAACGGTAGAAACTGCAGCGCAATCTCATACTAGCCAAGATGCCAGTGTGCAGACTGATCAAAGTAAAGATGCTGTCCAAGACTTCCAGCAAGAAGTCCAAGTAGATTACACCAGCCTTCTGTCATTCCTTCAGAGTGTGGAGGATGCTGTTATCAAAGAGCtaaataaaaactggaaaagccGTGCCTTTGATGGCTTTGAAGTGAACTGGACAGATCAGAATGAAACA GTGTTGTGTTTGCATACGTTGTCATACCCGGAGGCTCAGGATCAAAACCTGCAGGTTACCAGCGTCTCATGGAACGCAACTGGATCCGTTGTTGCATGTTCATATGGCCG GTTGGATGGTGGGGACTGGAGCACAGAAAAATCCTACGTTTGCACCTGGAATCTGGACAGAAGAGGGTTGAATCCGCAGCGCCCTGACCTAGTGCTGGATGTTCCCAGTTCTGTCATGTGCCTGGCTTTCCACCCGTCCCAGCCATCACTGATAGCTG GTGGCCTTTTCagtggggagctgctggtgtgGGATACCAGCAGAACAGAAGATGCTGTGATCTGGAGGACCGGGATGACAGATGACACTCACACGGACCCAGTGTATCAG GTTAACTGGATATCTGGCGCCAAGCACGGAGAGCGTTCCCGGCTGCTCAGCGTGTCGACGGACGGAAGGATCCTGGTGTGGAGGGAGGAGCGGGATGGTCGGCTGGCCCTGGCTGAGGGGTTTGCTGTGGTGGCTCAGCAGATCCCTCGCAGCACTCGGCTGAAGAAG tttgCCCGGGGAGAGGTGGCCGTGGGTGTGACCTCGCTCTCTTTCTCACACTTTGATCCCCGCATGTTCGTCGTGGGTGTGGAAGGCGGCTACTCGCTGAAGTGCTCCATGGCAGCAGAGGCGCTGGCTCTCCATCGGGCAGGCGGTTCTGTCCCGCTCAGGGCGCCGGCGGAGCTCGCCTTCTCCCCGCACGGGGGGCCAGTGTACTCCGTGAGCTGCTCACCCTTCCACAG gaACCTCTTCCTGAGCTGCGGGACTGACGGACAAGTTCACCTCCACTCCATGCTGCAGGCACAacccctcctttccctgcagttATCAAAGAAATACCTCTTCTGCGTACGCTGGTCTCCGGTTCGGCCACTGGTCTTTGCAGCTGCATCTGGGGAAG gAGATGTGCACCTGTGGGACTTTGAGAAGAGCTTGCAGAAGCCCGCCCTTTCCATAAAGCAGGGGGAATGCCCGGTGTACTGCTTGGAATTTAACATCAAGCAAACGCAGCTCCTGGCGGCAGGGGATGCCAGCGGTACCGTCAAAGTCTGGCAGCTCAGCTCTGACCTCACCGAGCCGGGACCCAGGGAGCAGAGTCGCCTGGAGCAGCTGGCCAGCCAGCTCACGGactga
- the DYNC2I2 gene encoding cytoplasmic dynein 2 intermediate chain 2 isoform X2 gives MGTAERAAGASRAAAPLAAMFADGTAPGADVQSLWRSDRSARCQAKSCQTGKVSTVETAAQSHTSQDASVQTDQSKDAVQDFQQEVQVDYTSLLSFLQSVEDAVIKELNKNWKSRAFDGFEVNWTDQNETVLCLHTLSYPEAQDQNLQVTSVSWNATGSVVACSYGRLDGGDWSTEKSYVCTWNLDRRGLNPQRPDLVLDVPSSVMCLAFHPSQPSLIAGGLFSGELLVWDTSRTEDAVIWRTGMTDDTHTDPVYQVNWISGAKHGERSRLLSVSTDGRILVWREERDGRLALAEGFAVVAQQIPRSTRLKKFARGEVAVGVTSLSFSHFDPRMFVVGVEGGYSLKCSMAAEALALHRAGGSVPLRAPAELAFSPHGGPVYSVSCSPFHRNLFLSCGTDGQVHLHSMLQAQPLLSLQLSKKYLFCVRWSPVRPLVFAAASGEGK, from the exons ATGGGGACcgcggagcgggcggcgggagcgtctcgggccgcggccccgctcgccGCCATGTTCGCGGACGGGACGGCGCCCGGCGCCGACGTGCAGTCGCTGTGGAGGAGCGACCGGAGCGCGCGCTGCCAGGCG AAAAGCTGCCAGACTGGGAAGGTTTCAACGGTAGAAACTGCAGCGCAATCTCATACTAGCCAAGATGCCAGTGTGCAGACTGATCAAAGTAAAGATGCTGTCCAAGACTTCCAGCAAGAAGTCCAAGTAGATTACACCAGCCTTCTGTCATTCCTTCAGAGTGTGGAGGATGCTGTTATCAAAGAGCtaaataaaaactggaaaagccGTGCCTTTGATGGCTTTGAAGTGAACTGGACAGATCAGAATGAAACA GTGTTGTGTTTGCATACGTTGTCATACCCGGAGGCTCAGGATCAAAACCTGCAGGTTACCAGCGTCTCATGGAACGCAACTGGATCCGTTGTTGCATGTTCATATGGCCG GTTGGATGGTGGGGACTGGAGCACAGAAAAATCCTACGTTTGCACCTGGAATCTGGACAGAAGAGGGTTGAATCCGCAGCGCCCTGACCTAGTGCTGGATGTTCCCAGTTCTGTCATGTGCCTGGCTTTCCACCCGTCCCAGCCATCACTGATAGCTG GTGGCCTTTTCagtggggagctgctggtgtgGGATACCAGCAGAACAGAAGATGCTGTGATCTGGAGGACCGGGATGACAGATGACACTCACACGGACCCAGTGTATCAG GTTAACTGGATATCTGGCGCCAAGCACGGAGAGCGTTCCCGGCTGCTCAGCGTGTCGACGGACGGAAGGATCCTGGTGTGGAGGGAGGAGCGGGATGGTCGGCTGGCCCTGGCTGAGGGGTTTGCTGTGGTGGCTCAGCAGATCCCTCGCAGCACTCGGCTGAAGAAG tttgCCCGGGGAGAGGTGGCCGTGGGTGTGACCTCGCTCTCTTTCTCACACTTTGATCCCCGCATGTTCGTCGTGGGTGTGGAAGGCGGCTACTCGCTGAAGTGCTCCATGGCAGCAGAGGCGCTGGCTCTCCATCGGGCAGGCGGTTCTGTCCCGCTCAGGGCGCCGGCGGAGCTCGCCTTCTCCCCGCACGGGGGGCCAGTGTACTCCGTGAGCTGCTCACCCTTCCACAG gaACCTCTTCCTGAGCTGCGGGACTGACGGACAAGTTCACCTCCACTCCATGCTGCAGGCACAacccctcctttccctgcagttATCAAAGAAATACCTCTTCTGCGTACGCTGGTCTCCGGTTCGGCCACTGGTCTTTGCAGCTGCATCTGGGGAAGGCAAGTAA